A genomic stretch from Ammospiza nelsoni isolate bAmmNel1 chromosome 32, bAmmNel1.pri, whole genome shotgun sequence includes:
- the DAZAP2 gene encoding DAZ-associated protein 2, with protein MNGKGPFPAQPLFPAPPGYPPALPLLQPPPCPEPAYPELYRLSFVPLGTAGVPPVSPACPGASLYLPLAPPLPLPSPVAFVPLGQVYPAGPALLLEGGVGSAARLGTGGTAGVQPPPAGCPPVAAPVPVPPGAAVLLPPRKGRVPGGNGGGFGLW; from the exons atgaACGGCAAAG GGCCgttcccagcccagcccctgttcCCGGCCCCCCCCGGGTACCCCCcggctctgcccctgctgcagccgcccccctgccctgagcccgccTACCCCGAG CTCTACCGCCTCAGCTTTGTCCCCCTGGGCACCGCTGGtgtcccccccgtgtccccagcgTGCCCAGGTGCGTCCCTGTACCTGCCCCTGGCCccgcccctgcccctgccctcccccgTGGCCTTtgtgcccctgggccaggtgtACCCGGCAGGACccgctctgctgctggaggggggCGTGGGCAGCgcggccaggctgggcacaggtgGCACCGCTGGCGTCCAG CCGCCGCCCGCCGGGTGCCCCCCGGTTGCCgccccggtgccggtgccgcccGGAGCCGCCGTCCTGCTGCCCCCGCGCAAGGGGCGCGTCCCGGGGGGAAACGGGGGCGGCTTCGGCCTCTGGTGA